One part of the Lotus japonicus ecotype B-129 chromosome 2, LjGifu_v1.2 genome encodes these proteins:
- the LOC130740048 gene encoding F-box protein At1g70590: MKDHHRTWPRGSSSSRFSSLPIANLTVNSVRLRSLPPPPESSSSSSAGGGDFSALPYDVLAKVAASFDQPNLRAASLVCRSWREALQPLREAMVLLMWGKRFKHGQRGVRPNIDKALDSFMKAAARGSALAMVDAGLIHWERGEKQMALHLYLKAAELGNPSAQCNLGISYLQVEPPNTEQALKWLYKASISGNVRAQYQLALSLHRGSGSNRNMDEAVKWYLKAAEGGYARAMYNTSLCYSFGEGLTHSHKLARKWMKRAADRGHSKAQFEHGLALFSEGDLMKALVYLELATRAGEKGASHVKNAVVHRLSAASRDHAMHLADSWRALPSS; this comes from the exons ATGAAGGACCACCACCGAACTTGGCCTCGTGGCTCCTCTTCCTCTCGTTTCTCTTCCCTCCCCATCGCAAACCTAACCGTCAATTCCGTCCGCCTCCGCTCCCTCCCTCCGCCGCCGgaatcttcctcctcctcttccgcCGGAGGCGGCGATTTCTCCGCGCTCCCGTACGATGTGCTGGCGAAGGTCGCGGCGTCGTTCGACCAGCCGAACCTCCGGGCGGCGTCGCTAGTATGCCGCTCGTGGCGGGAGGCGCTGCAGCCGCTGAGGGAGGCGATGGTGCTCTTGATGTGGGGGAAGCGGTTCAAGCACGGCCAGCGAGGTGTCCGTCCGAACATCGACAAGGCTCTCGATTCGTTCATGAAAGCCGCTGCTCGTGGCTCTGCCTTGGCCATGGTGGATGCTGGCCTCATTCATTGGGAGAGGGGTGAGAAGCAAATGGCCCTCCATTTGTATCTCAAGGCTGCTGAGCTTGGAAACCCTTCTGCACAGTGCAATTTGGGGATTTCTTATCTTCAAG TTGAACCTCCAAACACTGAACAAGCTTTAAAATGGTTATATAAAGCTTCCATTAGTGGGAATGTTCGTGCCCAGTACCAGCTTGCACTTAGTCTGCATCGCGGTAGTGGGAGCAATAGGAATATGGATGAAGCT GTTAAATGGTATCTAAAAGCAGCAGAAGGCGGGTATGCGCGTGCTATGTACAATACATCTTTATGCTACTCCTTTGGTGAAGGACTGACACATAGTCATAAACTAGCAAGAAAATGGATGAAGCGGGCTGCAGATCGTGGACATAGTAAAGCTCAATTTGAGCATGGTCTTGCTCTCTTTTCT GAGGGAGACTTGATGAAGGCTTTGGTATATTTGGAACTTGCTACACGCGCTGGTGAAAAGGGTGCTTCTCATGTCAAGAATGCAGTAGTTCATCGGCTTTCAGCAGCTTCACGCGATCATGCCATGCATCTAGCTGACAGTTGGCGTGCTTTGCCCTCAAGTTGA
- the LOC130740047 gene encoding glutamate--glyoxylate aminotransferase 2 encodes MPPKPLDYVSINENVKKAQYAVRGELYLRASELQKEGKKIIFTNVGNPHALGQKPLTFPRQVVALCQAPFLLDDPNVGLLFPADAIARAKQYFSVTSGGLGAYSDSRGLPGVRQEVAEFIQRRDGYPSDPELIYLTDGASKAVMQILNTIIRGPEDGILVPVPQYPLYSATIALLGGTLVGYYLEETANWGLDTKELRRSVEQARYKGINVKAMVIINPGNPTGQCLSQENLREVLQFCYEENLVLLGDEVYQTNIYQDERPFISSKKVLMDMGPPISKEQQLVCFHSVSKGYFGECGQRGGYFEMTNIPPETVDEIYKVASISLSPNVPAQIFMGLMVNPPKPGDISYDQFVRESKGILESLRRRARIMTDGFNSCRNVVCNFTEGAMYSFPQIKLPPRAIEAAKQARKAPDVYYCLKLLEATGISTVPGSGFGQKDGYFHLRTTILPLEEEMPAIMESFKNFNDEFMEQYEDNRGYSRL; translated from the exons ATGCCACCCAAGCCATTAGACTATGTGTCAATAAATGAAAACGTGAAGAAGGCTCAATATGCTGTCAGAGGTGAATTATACCTTAGAGCTTCTGAGCTTCAGAAGGAGGGCAAGAAG ATTATTTTCACTAATGTTGGCAACCCACATGCTTTGGGACAGAAACCACTGACCTTCCCTCGCCAG GTTGTTGCTTTGTGCCAGGCTCCATTCCTACTAGATGATCCAAATGTTGGACTGCTATTCCCTGCTGATGCCATTGCAAGAGCTAAACAGTATTTTTCAGTGACCTCGGGTGGTTTAG GTGCTTATAGTGACTCCCGAGGCCTTCCAGGAGTGAGGCAGGAAGTGGCAGAGTTCATACAAAGGCGTGATGGTTATCCAAG TGATCCAGAGCTCATATATCTTACTGATGGTGCCAGCAAGGCTGTGATGCAGATATTAAATACTATCATTAGAGGTCCAGAAGATGGG ATTTTGGTTCCAGTCCCACAATACCCACTCTACTCAGCAACAATTGCTCTTCTTGGTGGTACTCTTGTTGGATACTACCTTGAAGAGACAGCAAATTGGGGTCTTGATACTAAGGAACTTCGCAGATCAGTTGAACAGGCTCGCTATAAAGGAATAAAT GTTAAAGCAATGGTGATCATAAACCCTGGAAATCCTACTGGTCAATGTCTTAGCCAAGAAAATTTAAGAGAGGTTTTGCAATTTTGCTATGAAGAAAACTTAGTCTTGCTTGGAGATGAGGTTTATCAGACGAATATATATCAGGATGAACGACCCTTCATTAGTTCTAAAAAG GTTTTGATGGACATGGGTCCACCTATAAGCAAGGAACAACAGCTTGTTTGTTTTCACTCAGTGTCAAAAGGGTATTTTGGTGAATGTGGACAGCGGGGTGGATACTTTGAAATGACCAACATACCTCCAGAG ACAGTTGATGAGATCTATAAGGTTGCATCTATATCACTCAGTCCAAATGTTCCTGCCCAAATATTT ATGGGGCTAATGGTCAATCCACCAAAACCTGGTGATATTTCTTATGACCAGTTTGTTAGGGAGAG CAAAGGAATACTTGAATCACTAAGAAGAAGAGCAAGGATAATGACTGATGGATTCAACAGTTGCAGGAATGTTGTTTGTAACTTTACAGAAG GTGCCATGTATTCATTCCCTCAAATAAAATTGCCACCAAGAGCTATAGAGGCTGCTAAACAGGCCAGAAAGGCTCCAGATGTTTACTACTGTCTCAAGCTTTTGGAAGCCACTGGCATATCCACTGTTCCTGGCTCAGGATTTGGACAGAAAGACGG GTACTTCCATTTGAGGACAACTATTTTACCCCTTGAGGAGGAAATGCCTGCTATTATGGAGAGTTTTAAAAACTTCAATGATGAGTTCATGGAGCAATATGAAGACAATAGAGGTTATTCAAGGTTGTAA
- the LOC130740049 gene encoding cyclin-dependent protein kinase inhibitor SMR6-like, which translates to MGFSEKSQQVEERGVESESRKWVITGIALRRPLKPIYTTTPVEKTEQHEEEEEEETFMEEEEEECSTTPKGEEARIPATLKCPPPPRKPKPSLKCNFRGGEFFTPPDLETVFIRHVERAN; encoded by the coding sequence ATGGGGTTCTCTGAGAAATCACAACAAGTTGAAGAAAGAGGAGTAGAATCAGAAAGTAGAAAATGGGTTATCACTGGAATCGCGTTACGAAGGCCATTGAAGCCGATATATACCACCACCCCTGTTGAGAAAACAGAGCAacacgaagaagaagaagaagaagaaactttcatggaggaggaggaagaagagtgttCCACGACGCCAAAAGGGGAAGAAGCTAGGATCCCAGCCACGTTGAAGtgtccaccaccaccaaggaAGCCAAAACCTTCTCTGAAGTGCAACTTTCGCGGTGGAGAGTTTTTCACTCCCCCTGACTTGGAAACTGTGTTTATACGCCATGTTGAAAGGGCTAACTGA
- the LOC130740050 gene encoding uncharacterized protein LOC130740050 — protein sequence MTSSEEKQLEEELSYPILVAERVRSAVGEADAYKFECNEVSKQVDRLLQMLRTLVRLAASPSLYERPVRRVAAETSKNLERALTLVRKCRRRSILHRVVSIVSATEFRKVLGHLEASVGDMRWLLSILDNDGGGGGIVVSLPPIASNDPIMSWVWSFIASLQMGQLNDRIDAANELASLAQDNDRNKKIIVEEGGVAPLLKLFKEATSPEAQIAAATTLCRLGNDLERVRVIVSEVGVPLVVQVLGDSPIRVQTLSANLVATMAKHDPVAQEDFARENAIRPLVTLLSFDTAIDEQSGKQSIHSLVQINKEMGKKSSDRSVSKQFTSSYSSSSYTYSRGGNYRKDRENEDPQVKLQLRISCAEALWMLARGSVSNSRKITETKGMLCLAKIIEKEQGELQFNCLMTIMEIAAAAESNADLRRAAFKTNSPAAKAVVEQLLRIIKEVDSPSLQIPAIKSIGSLARTFPARETRMIEPLVMKLSNRDTDVADEAAVALTKFASPDNFLYVEHSKTIVEYNGVPALMRLLRSNEVNQLHLDHGLTLLCFLALHAGNSESLEQARVLTVLEGADRTAVPPHLRELVSRTIYHLNLYHTGMNSQRISSYLP from the coding sequence ATGACGTCATCAGAGGAGAAGCAACTCGAGGAGGAGCTTTCGTACCCGATTCTGGTGGCGGAGCGAGTTCGCTCGGCGGTTGGGGAGGCCGACGCGTACAAGTTCGAGTGCAACGAAGTCTCCAAGCAAGTGGATCGCCTCCTCCAAATGCTCCGGACGCTGGTCCGTCTCGCTGCCTCGCCGTCGCTCTACGAGCGGCCCGTTCGGCGAGTAGCCGCCGAGACGTCGAAGAATCTGGAGCGCGCTCTGACGCTCGTTCGGAAGTGCCGGCGCCGGAGCATACTCCACCGTGTCGTGAGCATCGTCAGCGCCACCGAGTTCCGGAAGGTGCTCGGCCACCTCGAAGCCTCCGTCGGTGACATGCGGTGGCTTCTCAGCATCCTGGACAACGACGGCGGTGGCGGCGGGATTGTGGTGTCACTTCCTCCCATTGCGAGCAACGACCCTATTATGTCTTGGGTATGGTCTTTCATTGCTTCTCTTCAAATGGGTCAATTGAATGATAGAATTGATGCTGCGAATGAACTTGCTTCTCTTGCACAAGATAATGATAGGAACAAGAAGATCATTGTTGAGGAAGGTGGGGTGGCTCCCTTGTTGAAGCTTTTCAAGGAAGCCACTTCCCCTGAGGCTCAGATTGCGGCTGCTACTACTTTGTGCCGTTTAGGCAATGATTTGGAGAGGGTTAGAGTGATTGTGAGTGAGGTTGGTGTGCCTCTTGTTGTGCAGGTGCTTGGTGATTCTCCTATCAGGGTTCAAACCCTGTCTGCCAATTTGGTAGCTACCATGGCCAAGCATGACCCTGTTGCTCAGGAAGATTTCGCGAGGGAGAACGCGATTAGGCCCCTTGTCACGTTGTTGTCGTTTGATACTGCCATTGATGAGCAATCGGGTAAGCAGAGTATTCATTCTCTTGTTCAGATTAATAAGGAAATGGGAAAGAAGTCATCTGATAGGTCTGTTAGTAAGCAGTTTACGAGCTCGTACTCGAGTTCTTCGTATACCTACAGCCGGGGAGGGAACTATAGGAAAGATAGGGAGAATGAGGATCCTCAGGTGAAGCTTCAGCTCAGAATTAGCTGTGCTGAGGCTTTGTGGATGCTGGCGAGAGGAAGTGTGTCCAACAGTAGGAAGATTACTGAGACCAAAGGGATGCTTTGTTTGGCTAAGATTATTGAGAAGGAACAAGGAGAGCTTCAGTTTAATTGCTTGATGACGATAATGGAGATAGCAGCTGCAGCTGAGTCCAATGCTGACCTTCGGCGTGCTGCATTTAAGACTAACTCCCCTGCTGCCAAAGCTGTTGTGGAACAGCTCTTGAGGATAATTAAGGAGGTGGACAGCCCTTCATTGCAAATTCCAGCAATAAAGTCCATTGGTTCATTAGCTAGGACATTTCCTGCTAGAGAGACTCGAATGATTGAACCTCTAGTAATGAAGCTGAGTAATAGAGACACAGATGTAGCAGATGAAGCAGCCGTTGCTCTTACCAAGTTTGCTTCTCCAGATAATTTCTTATATGTGGAGCATTCCAAGACAATAGTTGAATACAATGGTGTTCCTGCACTGATGAGACTGCTAAGGAGTAACGAAGTTAACCAGTTACATTTGGATCATGGGCTAACTCTCCTTTGCTTCTTGGCACTGCATGCCGGCAACAGTGAGTCCTTAGAACAAGCAAGGGTGTTGACGGTTCTTGAGGGCGCAGATAGAACAGCCGTTCCGCCGCATCTAAGAGAATTGGTGTCCAGGACAATATACCACCTCAATTTGTACCATACAGGAATGAATTCTCAAAGGATATCATCATATTTGCCTTGA